One Burkholderia vietnamiensis LMG 10929 genomic window carries:
- a CDS encoding NIPSNAP family protein — protein sequence MVTCFLRYVVDPYKLEQFETYGKMWIPLVEQFGGTHHGYFLPSEGASNIALAMFSFPSLAEYERYRERSKADPACQAAFRYAEETRCIVSYERSFFRPVFE from the coding sequence ATGGTCACCTGCTTTCTTCGTTACGTCGTCGATCCGTACAAACTCGAGCAGTTCGAAACCTACGGCAAGATGTGGATTCCGCTCGTCGAGCAATTCGGCGGCACGCATCACGGCTACTTCCTGCCGTCCGAGGGCGCGAGCAACATCGCGCTCGCGATGTTCTCGTTCCCGAGCCTTGCCGAATACGAGCGCTACCGCGAACGCTCGAAGGCCGACCCGGCATGCCAGGCCGCGTTCCGTTACGCGGAGGAAACGCGCTGCATCGTCAGCTACGAGCGCAGCTTCTTCCGGCCGGTGTTCGAGTAA
- a CDS encoding DUF3999 domain-containing protein, whose product MKRLAALLSLSLLTSFAAAGGPPGAERVARRFALDLDGSAAYYQLTVPQPVYAGSRRDDLGDVRIFNGAGEPVPYSLDAPATTAAAVPPTRTPAHWFALPRTRGNDDRGPLGVAVAPDGSLRATVAAPARATHAVDLVDLSHADGDVDALLVHLGDDSYQGRVAVEASDDLHDWRSLGSVQLLKVARGGDTLVQERIALDGMSSRYLRLEWLDDVPSIASIDVETRPRDARAVEAAAVPRQWRDAVHVRAGDTPGEYRFDTDGPYPVDRLRIDLPQPNTVARATVQSRSDAQSPWRDVADAVLFRLQRDGGEQRNPPLAFAPNPDRAWRIVVDMRNGGLGGGQPAVAIGWHPAALTFVARGTPPFTLGVGNAALSSSAVSRDALLIGMAPEVRPARVGAALATSEAAPEPSADADATRRYVLWGALVAAVAVLGTIAWRLARGSGEVRKRDE is encoded by the coding sequence ATGAAGCGACTCGCAGCCCTGCTCAGCCTGAGCCTGCTGACATCGTTCGCGGCCGCTGGCGGCCCGCCCGGCGCCGAACGCGTCGCACGGCGCTTCGCGCTCGATCTCGACGGCAGCGCCGCGTATTACCAGCTCACCGTGCCGCAACCCGTCTATGCGGGCAGCCGGCGCGACGACCTCGGCGACGTGCGGATCTTCAACGGCGCGGGCGAGCCGGTGCCGTATTCGCTCGATGCGCCCGCGACGACCGCGGCCGCGGTGCCGCCGACGCGCACGCCGGCGCACTGGTTCGCGCTGCCGCGCACGCGCGGCAACGACGACCGCGGACCGCTCGGCGTAGCGGTCGCGCCGGACGGTTCGCTACGCGCAACCGTCGCCGCACCGGCACGCGCGACGCATGCGGTGGATCTCGTCGACCTGTCTCACGCGGACGGCGACGTCGACGCGCTGCTCGTGCACCTCGGCGACGACAGCTACCAGGGACGCGTCGCGGTCGAGGCCAGCGACGATCTGCACGACTGGCGCTCGCTCGGCAGCGTGCAGTTGCTGAAGGTGGCACGCGGCGGCGACACGCTGGTGCAGGAACGTATCGCACTCGACGGCATGAGTTCGCGCTACCTGCGGCTCGAATGGCTCGACGACGTGCCGTCGATCGCTTCGATCGACGTCGAGACGCGTCCGCGCGATGCGCGCGCGGTGGAAGCCGCCGCGGTGCCGCGTCAATGGCGCGACGCCGTACACGTGCGAGCCGGCGACACGCCGGGCGAATACCGGTTCGACACCGACGGCCCGTATCCGGTCGACCGCTTGCGCATCGACCTGCCGCAGCCGAATACGGTTGCGCGCGCAACGGTGCAGAGCCGCAGCGATGCGCAGTCGCCGTGGCGCGACGTCGCCGATGCGGTGCTGTTCCGGCTGCAACGCGACGGCGGCGAGCAACGCAACCCGCCGCTCGCGTTCGCGCCGAATCCCGACCGGGCTTGGCGCATCGTCGTCGACATGCGCAACGGCGGGCTCGGCGGCGGTCAGCCGGCCGTGGCGATCGGCTGGCATCCGGCCGCACTGACGTTCGTCGCGCGCGGCACGCCGCCCTTCACGCTCGGAGTCGGCAATGCGGCGCTGTCGTCGTCGGCCGTGAGCCGCGATGCGCTGCTGATCGGCATGGCGCCCGAAGTGCGTCCCGCGCGCGTGGGCGCGGCTTTGGCGACGTCGGAGGCCGCGCCGGAGCCGAGCGCCGACGCGGACGCGACCCGCCGCTACGTGCTGTGGGGCGCGCTGGTCGCCGCGGTCGCGGTGCTCGGCACGATCGCGTGGCGTCTCGCGCGCGGCAGCGGCGAGGTACGCAAGCGCGACGAATGA
- a CDS encoding DUF2339 domain-containing protein — MTWALAAIGFIAGGIAALFGDVSVTTGALLGAVTGFCVGYALQEGRRTSGDTTSDASAISTPGSAPPSVVVPLADRVARLEATVDALTHELDALRGQLAGANAGVAAGSAAHASAVIPAGKPTVTPSPAAMPPQPSVQPVPARVATPASTIAVAPAPAASARPSAEPAAAVAPTLTPAATTPPAPPAPPKPREPGIAERALRAARDWLLGGNTVVRVGIIVLFFGVAFLLKYAADNDLLPIEFRLAGTALAAAALLAIGWRVRARRAAYGLVLQGGGIGILYLTIFAATKLYALLPVGAAFPLMVAICALGAFLAVMQNALPLAFMGTAGGFLAPVLLSTGHGSHVALFSYYALLNAGVFAIAWFKAWRPLNLLGFVFTFTIGSAWGVTAYRPALLASTEPFLILFFLMYVGIALLYAVKRELALRHYVDGTLVFGTPIVATALQAALVKDIPFALAWSAVALSAFYLVVVAWLARRRARLALLFDAMLALAVIFATLAVPLAFSGPTTSAAWAIEGAAIVWVGVRERRLAPFAFGLSMQLAAAGAFFTSLLGAPDANALPVLNSPYIAMLLIALAGLFTGWWLHGRNEARAWHAWMPDVGSAAAVWGLLWWLSGGLHEILVYASRHVDLHADRFVVDATALFAAGTAWLAHLARRKLAWPIAEWPALALTPVLALLAIRAFDTHDAPLSGMGAFAWPIAVIACYALLLRQSRAIPASAASATARAAAGAPTVAAVPAAWLAPLHTLMFWTLCGLCSLEGFWRLRAFVPEGAWSWSAWAYGFGALLLLVSGPGSRLRWPIGAYPRAYQMWGAAPLAALLWLWSIASVTSDGDASPLFWLPILNPLDVAQLLIFVAFAMWLRRLKALGVTWHPLAADLAALATVFLWFNALLLRTLHHHFHLAYDVDAVLSSFGMQQVFMVGWSVFAFAGMWLMRRDAIARICALASLPLIVVMWLWTFYANFTQDGGSWARIPLLNPLDLVLVAVYALAASWFVRVRRLGWSFGAYRVELLAAAGATAFLWLNAILLRTLHHWTGVPYAFDAMAESTLVQASVSVYWTLCALATMIWATRRGLRPLWFVGAALLALTVIKLFVFDLSHVTGIERIVSFIGIGVLLLLIGYFSPLPPKAAAQPDDRQS; from the coding sequence ATGACTTGGGCCTTGGCCGCAATCGGCTTCATCGCGGGCGGTATCGCCGCATTGTTCGGGGATGTCTCGGTCACCACCGGCGCGCTGCTCGGCGCGGTGACCGGATTCTGCGTCGGCTACGCGCTGCAGGAAGGCAGGCGCACGAGCGGCGACACGACATCCGACGCATCTGCAATTTCCACACCCGGCAGCGCGCCGCCATCTGTGGTGGTGCCGCTCGCCGATCGCGTCGCGCGGCTCGAAGCGACCGTCGACGCGCTCACCCACGAGCTCGACGCGCTACGCGGGCAGCTGGCCGGCGCGAACGCCGGCGTCGCGGCCGGCAGCGCCGCGCACGCGTCGGCGGTCATACCGGCGGGCAAACCGACTGTCACGCCGTCACCCGCCGCGATGCCGCCGCAACCGTCGGTGCAACCGGTGCCCGCGCGTGTCGCCACGCCGGCGTCGACGATCGCGGTTGCGCCTGCGCCTGCCGCTTCGGCGCGCCCGAGCGCCGAGCCTGCGGCCGCCGTCGCACCGACGCTTACGCCCGCCGCGACCACGCCGCCCGCACCACCCGCCCCGCCGAAGCCGCGCGAGCCCGGTATCGCGGAGCGCGCGCTGCGCGCCGCACGCGACTGGCTGCTCGGCGGCAACACGGTCGTGCGGGTCGGCATCATCGTGCTGTTCTTCGGTGTCGCGTTCCTGCTCAAGTACGCCGCCGACAACGACCTGCTGCCGATCGAATTCCGCCTGGCCGGCACCGCGCTCGCCGCGGCCGCGCTGCTCGCGATCGGCTGGCGCGTGCGCGCGCGACGCGCGGCATACGGGCTCGTGCTGCAAGGCGGCGGCATCGGCATCCTGTATCTGACGATCTTCGCCGCCACCAAGCTCTACGCGCTGCTGCCGGTCGGCGCGGCGTTCCCGCTGATGGTCGCGATATGCGCGCTCGGCGCGTTCCTCGCGGTGATGCAGAACGCACTGCCGCTCGCGTTCATGGGCACCGCGGGCGGCTTCCTCGCGCCGGTGCTGCTGTCGACCGGACACGGCAGCCACGTCGCGCTGTTCAGCTACTACGCATTGCTGAACGCGGGCGTGTTCGCGATCGCATGGTTCAAGGCTTGGCGTCCGCTGAATCTGCTCGGCTTCGTGTTCACGTTCACGATCGGTTCGGCGTGGGGCGTGACCGCGTATCGTCCCGCGTTGCTGGCGAGCACCGAACCGTTCCTGATCCTGTTCTTCCTGATGTACGTCGGCATCGCGCTGCTGTATGCGGTGAAGCGCGAGCTGGCGCTGCGTCACTACGTCGACGGCACGCTCGTGTTCGGCACGCCGATCGTCGCGACCGCGCTGCAGGCGGCGCTCGTGAAGGACATCCCGTTCGCGCTCGCGTGGAGCGCGGTCGCGCTGTCGGCGTTCTACCTCGTGGTCGTCGCGTGGCTCGCGCGGCGCCGCGCGCGTCTCGCGCTGCTGTTCGACGCGATGCTCGCGCTCGCGGTGATCTTCGCGACGCTCGCGGTGCCGCTCGCGTTCTCCGGCCCGACGACGAGCGCCGCGTGGGCGATCGAAGGCGCGGCGATCGTGTGGGTCGGCGTGCGTGAACGGCGCCTCGCGCCGTTCGCCTTCGGCCTGTCGATGCAACTCGCGGCCGCCGGCGCGTTCTTCACGAGCCTGCTTGGCGCGCCCGACGCGAACGCGCTGCCGGTGCTCAACAGCCCGTACATCGCGATGCTGCTGATCGCGCTCGCCGGGCTCTTCACCGGCTGGTGGCTGCACGGGCGCAACGAAGCGCGCGCGTGGCATGCGTGGATGCCCGACGTGGGCTCGGCGGCCGCGGTCTGGGGGCTGTTGTGGTGGCTCAGCGGCGGGCTGCACGAGATCCTCGTCTATGCGAGCCGCCACGTCGATCTGCATGCGGACCGCTTCGTCGTCGATGCGACCGCGCTGTTCGCGGCCGGCACCGCATGGCTCGCGCACCTGGCGCGCCGCAAGCTCGCGTGGCCGATCGCCGAATGGCCCGCGCTCGCGTTGACGCCGGTGCTCGCGCTGCTCGCCATCCGCGCGTTCGATACGCACGACGCGCCGCTGTCCGGCATGGGCGCGTTCGCGTGGCCGATCGCGGTGATCGCGTGCTATGCGCTGCTGCTGCGCCAGTCGCGCGCGATCCCCGCCTCGGCGGCATCGGCGACGGCCCGCGCCGCAGCCGGCGCGCCGACCGTCGCAGCCGTGCCCGCGGCGTGGCTCGCGCCGCTGCACACGCTGATGTTCTGGACCTTGTGCGGCTTGTGCTCGCTCGAAGGCTTCTGGCGCTTGCGCGCGTTCGTGCCCGAAGGCGCGTGGAGCTGGAGCGCATGGGCGTACGGCTTCGGCGCGCTGCTCCTGCTGGTTTCGGGCCCCGGCTCGCGGCTGCGCTGGCCGATCGGCGCGTACCCGCGCGCCTACCAGATGTGGGGCGCCGCACCGCTCGCCGCGTTGCTGTGGCTGTGGAGCATCGCGAGCGTGACGAGCGACGGCGACGCGTCGCCGCTGTTCTGGCTGCCGATCCTCAATCCGCTCGACGTCGCGCAGCTGTTGATCTTCGTCGCGTTCGCGATGTGGCTGCGCCGCCTGAAAGCGCTCGGCGTGACGTGGCATCCGCTCGCGGCCGATCTCGCGGCGCTCGCGACGGTGTTCCTGTGGTTCAACGCGCTGCTGCTGCGCACGCTGCATCACCATTTCCACCTCGCTTACGACGTCGACGCCGTGCTGTCGTCGTTCGGCATGCAGCAGGTGTTCATGGTCGGCTGGAGCGTGTTCGCGTTCGCAGGCATGTGGCTGATGCGGCGCGACGCCATCGCGCGCATCTGCGCGCTCGCGTCGCTGCCGCTGATCGTCGTGATGTGGCTCTGGACCTTCTACGCGAACTTCACGCAGGACGGCGGCAGCTGGGCGCGCATCCCGCTGCTCAATCCGCTCGATCTCGTGCTGGTGGCCGTCTACGCGCTCGCCGCGTCGTGGTTCGTGCGCGTGCGCCGGCTCGGCTGGTCGTTCGGCGCGTATCGCGTCGAGCTGCTCGCGGCGGCCGGCGCGACGGCGTTCCTGTGGCTGAACGCGATCCTGCTGCGCACGCTGCATCACTGGACGGGCGTGCCTTATGCGTTCGACGCGATGGCGGAATCGACGCTCGTGCAGGCGTCCGTGTCCGTGTACTGGACGCTCTGCGCGCTCGCGACGATGATCTGGGCAACGCGCCGCGGGCTGCGTCCGCTGTGGTTCGTCGGCGCCGCGCTGCTCGCGCTCACGGTGATCAAGCTGTTCGTGTTCGACCTGTCGCACGTCACCGGCATCGAACGCATCGTGTCGTTCATCGGCATCGGTGTGCTGCTGCTGTTGATCGGCTATTTCTCGCCGCTGCCGCCGAAGGCAGCGGCTCAACCGGACGATCGCCAATCATGA
- the choW gene encoding choline ABC transporter permease subunit: MSEIIPLGSWVDQSVHYLLDHDAKTFDAIGQAIESLAALVEHGLQAIPMWLMMAIFIGVGLWRVGWRFALFTTASLLLIFATGFWDQTVITLGLTLSSTIISLVLGIPLGIWAAKSKWVAATLRPVLDLMQTMPAFVYLIPAAMLFGLGRVPGILSTVIFAMPPAVRLTSLGIRHVNREIVEAGQAFGCTPWQLLYKVQFPNALPSIMQGVNQTIMMALSMVIIASMVGAGGLGNDVLASIQRLDIGLGFESGLSVVLLAIILDRITESFGRAPGAVKAPLFSGLKHLFRAKAAPAQA; this comes from the coding sequence ATGTCTGAAATCATTCCACTCGGCAGCTGGGTCGACCAGTCCGTTCACTATCTGCTCGATCACGACGCAAAGACCTTCGACGCGATCGGCCAGGCGATCGAGAGCCTCGCCGCATTGGTCGAACACGGCCTGCAGGCGATTCCGATGTGGCTGATGATGGCGATCTTCATCGGCGTCGGGCTGTGGCGCGTCGGCTGGCGCTTCGCGCTGTTCACCACCGCATCGCTGCTGCTGATCTTCGCGACCGGCTTCTGGGATCAGACGGTCATCACGCTCGGCCTCACGCTGTCGTCGACGATCATCAGCCTCGTGCTCGGCATTCCGCTCGGCATCTGGGCGGCCAAGAGCAAGTGGGTCGCCGCGACCCTGCGCCCGGTCCTCGACCTGATGCAGACGATGCCCGCCTTCGTCTATCTGATTCCGGCCGCGATGCTGTTCGGCCTCGGCCGCGTGCCGGGCATCCTGTCGACGGTGATCTTCGCGATGCCGCCGGCCGTGCGGCTGACGAGCCTCGGCATCCGCCACGTGAACCGCGAGATCGTCGAAGCCGGCCAGGCGTTCGGCTGCACGCCGTGGCAACTGCTGTACAAGGTGCAGTTCCCGAACGCGCTGCCGTCGATCATGCAGGGCGTGAACCAGACGATCATGATGGCGCTGTCGATGGTCATCATCGCGTCGATGGTCGGCGCGGGCGGCCTCGGCAACGACGTGCTCGCGAGCATCCAGCGTCTCGACATCGGCCTCGGCTTCGAAAGCGGTCTGTCGGTCGTGCTGCTCGCGATCATCCTCGACCGCATCACCGAGAGCTTCGGCCGCGCGCCGGGTGCCGTGAAAGCGCCGCTGTTCTCGGGCCTGAAGCACCTGTTCCGCGCGAAGGCCGCGCCCGCGCAAGCGTAA
- a CDS encoding GlxA family transcriptional regulator: MTFAAAAPAPCVSPVSSLAHFGFLTLPNFSMIAFSSAVEVLRMANYVGRADHYKWSIYSLDGKPAQASNGIAVRPTQALDHDNLPDVMIVCGGVRIRDVVDDVARDTLLALAERGLPLGGICTGAYALMSSGLLDGYRCTVHWENLSALHAEFPRVGFADELFVVDRDRLTCTGGTAPLDLMLNLVGMRFGQQLAAQVSEQFILERIRSATDTQPIPVDARVGFSRAELIEVVRLMEANIEEPLSLEELARLVRLSQRHLQRMFKVYLNVSPTHYYLTLRLKRARDLLRTTDASIARVTTTCGFHSPCHFSKAYRAQFGHAPSYERRLPGR, from the coding sequence GTGACGTTCGCCGCCGCCGCACCCGCCCCCTGCGTTTCACCGGTTTCTTCCCTCGCTCATTTCGGTTTTCTCACGCTGCCGAACTTCTCGATGATCGCGTTTTCGAGCGCGGTCGAAGTGCTTCGGATGGCAAATTACGTCGGCCGCGCCGATCACTACAAGTGGTCGATCTATTCGCTCGACGGCAAGCCGGCGCAGGCCAGCAACGGCATCGCGGTGCGGCCCACTCAGGCGCTCGACCATGACAACCTGCCCGACGTGATGATCGTGTGCGGCGGCGTGCGCATCCGCGACGTGGTCGACGACGTCGCGCGCGACACGTTGCTCGCGCTCGCCGAGCGCGGGCTGCCGCTCGGCGGCATCTGCACCGGCGCGTATGCGCTGATGTCGAGTGGGTTGCTCGACGGCTATCGCTGCACCGTGCATTGGGAGAATCTGTCGGCGCTGCATGCCGAGTTTCCGCGCGTCGGTTTCGCCGACGAGCTGTTCGTCGTCGATCGCGACCGCCTCACCTGCACCGGCGGCACCGCGCCGCTCGACCTGATGCTGAACCTCGTCGGCATGCGCTTCGGCCAGCAGCTCGCCGCGCAGGTGTCCGAGCAATTCATTCTCGAACGTATCCGCAGCGCCACCGACACGCAGCCGATTCCGGTCGATGCGCGCGTGGGTTTTTCGCGGGCGGAGCTGATCGAGGTCGTGCGGCTGATGGAGGCGAACATCGAGGAGCCGCTGTCGCTCGAGGAGCTCGCGCGGCTCGTGCGGCTGTCGCAGCGTCACCTGCAGCGCATGTTCAAGGTGTATCTGAACGTCTCGCCCACCCACTACTACCTGACGCTGCGACTGAAGCGCGCGCGCGACCTGCTGCGCACGACCGACGCGTCGATTGCGCGCGTGACGACGACGTGCGGCTTTCATTCGCCGTGTCATTTCAGCAAGGCGTATCGCGCGCAGTTCGGTCACGCGCCGAGCTACGAGCGCCGCCTGCCGGGGCGCTGA
- a CDS encoding choline ABC transporter substrate-binding protein: MKRLLIATVCGIGMAAPMSAVYAADPPVCKTVRFADVGWSDIAATTGLASAMLQGLGYTPTKTIASVPITFAGIKSKQIDVFLGYWSPTMDPIIQPFTKAGQIKVLATPNLTGAKYTLAVPDYVYQGGLKSFADIQKFADKLNGKIYGIEPGNDGNALIKKMIDGNQFGLGKFKLVESSEAGMLVEVNRAIRDKQWIVFLGWEPHPMNVQMKIDYLSGGDDVFGPNYGEAKVLTATPPDYAQRCPNVAKFVSNLQFTTTIENHVMVPIMNKQDPNKAATEWLKANPQSLDKWLAGVTTIDGKPGLPAVKAYLGVH, translated from the coding sequence ATGAAGCGCCTATTGATCGCAACGGTATGCGGGATCGGGATGGCAGCGCCGATGTCGGCGGTTTACGCGGCCGACCCGCCCGTGTGCAAGACCGTGCGCTTCGCGGACGTCGGCTGGTCCGACATCGCGGCCACCACCGGCCTCGCATCGGCGATGCTGCAGGGGCTCGGCTACACGCCGACCAAGACGATCGCGTCGGTGCCGATCACGTTCGCGGGCATCAAGAGCAAGCAGATCGACGTGTTCCTCGGCTACTGGTCGCCGACGATGGACCCGATCATCCAGCCGTTCACGAAGGCCGGGCAGATCAAGGTGCTCGCCACGCCGAACCTGACCGGCGCGAAATACACGCTCGCAGTGCCGGACTACGTGTACCAGGGCGGCCTGAAGTCGTTCGCCGACATCCAGAAGTTCGCGGACAAGCTCAACGGCAAGATCTACGGGATCGAGCCGGGTAACGACGGCAATGCGCTGATCAAGAAGATGATCGACGGCAACCAGTTCGGCCTCGGCAAGTTCAAGCTGGTCGAGTCGAGCGAGGCGGGGATGCTGGTCGAAGTGAATCGCGCGATCCGTGACAAGCAGTGGATCGTGTTCCTCGGCTGGGAGCCGCATCCGATGAACGTGCAGATGAAGATCGATTATCTGAGCGGCGGCGACGACGTGTTCGGCCCGAACTACGGCGAAGCGAAGGTGCTGACCGCCACGCCGCCCGACTACGCGCAACGCTGCCCGAACGTCGCGAAGTTCGTGTCGAACCTGCAGTTCACGACGACCATCGAGAACCACGTGATGGTGCCGATCATGAACAAGCAGGACCCGAACAAGGCCGCCACCGAGTGGCTGAAGGCGAATCCGCAATCGCTCGACAAGTGGCTGGCCGGCGTGACGACGATCGACGGCAAGCCCGGCTTGCCGGCGGTGAAGGCGTATCTCGGCGTGCATTGA
- a CDS encoding WD40/YVTN/BNR-like repeat-containing protein, whose product MNDRLLVATRKGLFVLHADGDGGWSLGEPHFIGEPVGMTLADPRDGTLYAVLHLGHFGVKLHRRRADADEWEECAVPVYPPQPADAGAGTTDAAAPAAPRAPWTLQQIWSLEPGGADEPGVLWAGTIPGGLFRSDDGGDSWALNRALWDRPERAEWFGGGYDAPGIHSVMVDPRDSRHLTVGISCGGVWQSVDGGASWHVSADGMEADYMPPERRGEPNAQDPHRVVQCAAAPDVLWTQHHCAIFRSTDGAARWQRIDAQPSSFGFAVAVHPKDPDTAWFVPAVKDACRIPVNGRFVVTRTRDGGRSFESLSNGLPPAPAYDLVYRHGLAVDDTGTHLAMASTTGGLWTSGDGGENWRQVSAHLPPVYCVRFG is encoded by the coding sequence ATGAACGACCGATTGCTCGTCGCGACCCGCAAGGGCCTGTTCGTGCTGCACGCCGACGGCGACGGCGGCTGGTCGCTCGGCGAGCCGCACTTCATCGGCGAGCCGGTCGGCATGACGCTCGCCGATCCGCGCGACGGCACGCTGTATGCGGTGCTCCATCTCGGCCATTTCGGGGTCAAGCTGCATCGCAGGCGTGCCGATGCGGACGAATGGGAGGAATGCGCGGTGCCCGTCTATCCGCCGCAGCCGGCCGACGCGGGCGCCGGCACTACGGATGCCGCAGCGCCCGCCGCGCCGCGCGCGCCGTGGACGCTTCAGCAGATCTGGTCGCTGGAACCCGGCGGCGCCGACGAACCCGGCGTGCTGTGGGCCGGCACGATACCGGGCGGGCTGTTCCGCTCCGACGACGGCGGCGACTCGTGGGCGCTGAACCGTGCGCTGTGGGACCGCCCGGAACGCGCCGAGTGGTTCGGCGGCGGCTACGATGCGCCGGGCATCCATTCGGTGATGGTCGATCCGCGAGACAGCCGACATCTGACGGTCGGCATCTCGTGCGGCGGCGTCTGGCAGAGCGTCGACGGTGGCGCGAGCTGGCACGTCAGCGCCGACGGGATGGAAGCGGACTACATGCCGCCCGAGCGGCGCGGCGAGCCCAACGCGCAGGATCCGCATCGGGTCGTCCAGTGCGCGGCCGCGCCCGACGTACTGTGGACGCAGCATCATTGCGCGATCTTCCGTTCGACCGATGGCGCCGCACGCTGGCAGCGCATCGACGCGCAGCCGTCGAGCTTCGGCTTCGCGGTCGCCGTGCATCCGAAGGATCCCGACACGGCCTGGTTCGTGCCGGCCGTGAAGGATGCGTGCCGGATTCCGGTGAACGGCCGCTTCGTCGTCACGCGCACGCGCGACGGCGGCCGCAGCTTCGAGAGCCTGTCGAACGGATTGCCGCCCGCGCCGGCCTACGACCTCGTGTATCGGCACGGGCTCGCGGTGGACGACACCGGCACGCACCTCGCGATGGCGTCGACGACGGGCGGGCTATGGACGTCCGGCGACGGCGGCGAGAACTGGCGTCAGGTGTCCGCGCATTTGCCGCCGGTGTATTGCGTGCGCTTCGGGTAA
- a CDS encoding MoaD/ThiS family protein encodes MAHLFFAASIQRHVDMPERDIDARTLRDALETAFAAQPRLRGYIVDDQGALRKHLSVFIDGHPVRDRQHLSDTLDDASRVYVVQALSGG; translated from the coding sequence ATGGCACACCTCTTCTTCGCGGCATCGATTCAACGGCATGTCGACATGCCCGAGCGCGACATCGACGCGCGCACGCTGCGCGACGCGCTGGAAACGGCCTTCGCCGCGCAGCCGCGGCTGCGCGGCTACATCGTCGACGACCAGGGTGCGCTGAGAAAGCACCTGTCGGTGTTCATCGACGGCCATCCGGTACGCGACCGGCAACACTTGTCCGATACGCTCGACGACGCCAGCCGCGTCTATGTCGTGCAGGCGTTGTCGGGCGGATAA
- a CDS encoding nuclear transport factor 2 family protein yields MISSSDALYTRQVDTYLKALERGDVAAICALFTPDARIFSPFLGWMTPQPFFEKVAAASGQSRITPIDVCVSTTGARRATGYFVYDWGLNDGSAVRFECVDVFEFDDAARIERMTIIYDTYPIRSTVGDKYA; encoded by the coding sequence ATGATTTCGTCGTCCGACGCACTATACACGCGGCAGGTCGATACCTACCTGAAGGCGCTCGAGCGCGGCGACGTCGCGGCGATCTGCGCGTTGTTCACGCCCGATGCGCGCATCTTCTCGCCGTTTCTGGGCTGGATGACGCCGCAGCCGTTCTTCGAAAAAGTCGCGGCGGCGTCCGGCCAGAGCCGCATCACGCCGATCGACGTCTGCGTCAGCACGACCGGCGCACGTCGGGCCACCGGCTATTTCGTGTACGACTGGGGATTGAACGACGGCTCGGCGGTGCGCTTCGAGTGCGTCGACGTATTCGAATTCGACGACGCCGCACGCATCGAGCGCATGACGATCATCTACGACACCTACCCGATCCGCAGCACGGTCGGTGACAAGTACGCGTAA
- a CDS encoding LysR substrate-binding domain-containing protein — protein sequence MTEQTNNPQPGYAAGAYPLADLTRALPPLTALQAFVAAAELGSFSRAAEHLCRTQGAVSRQVQQLEAYYRCALFVRHASGLTLTAEGGALLAVAVDVLARLARHADAHAQAASVLTLRVPSTFAVRWLLPRLAALNRALPRTELRIHTSADDTPDFTDAGFDAIVVRGSGTWAGMAAVPLFDECLTPMCTREAAASLHAIDDLARATLLHPARNRDEWRCWLDAVGATQIDRSAGLVLDTLELTLTAAEQGHGVAIGDPRMAADRLAAGTLVTPFPQVVRNGLGYYLVHPVQRAAQPAIRALADALAQLARED from the coding sequence ATGACCGAACAAACGAATAATCCGCAACCCGGGTATGCGGCCGGCGCATACCCGCTGGCGGACCTGACGCGCGCATTGCCGCCGCTGACGGCGTTGCAGGCGTTCGTCGCCGCCGCCGAGCTCGGCAGCTTCAGCCGTGCGGCCGAGCATCTGTGCCGGACCCAGGGGGCGGTGAGCCGGCAGGTGCAGCAGCTCGAAGCGTATTACCGCTGTGCATTGTTCGTCCGCCATGCGTCGGGCTTGACGCTGACCGCCGAAGGCGGCGCGCTGCTGGCGGTGGCCGTCGACGTGCTCGCCCGACTGGCGCGACACGCAGATGCGCACGCGCAGGCCGCGTCGGTCCTCACGCTGCGCGTGCCTTCCACGTTCGCGGTGCGCTGGCTGCTGCCGAGGCTCGCGGCGCTCAACCGTGCGTTGCCGCGCACCGAGCTGCGCATTCACACGTCGGCGGACGACACGCCGGATTTCACCGACGCCGGTTTCGACGCGATCGTCGTGCGCGGCAGCGGAACCTGGGCGGGAATGGCGGCCGTGCCGCTGTTCGACGAATGCCTGACGCCGATGTGCACGCGCGAGGCCGCTGCGTCGTTGCACGCGATCGACGATCTCGCGCGGGCCACGCTGCTGCATCCGGCGCGCAACCGCGACGAATGGCGCTGCTGGCTGGACGCGGTCGGCGCGACGCAGATCGACCGCAGCGCTGGCCTCGTGCTCGATACGCTCGAACTGACGCTGACGGCCGCGGAGCAAGGGCACGGCGTCGCGATCGGCGATCCGCGCATGGCGGCCGACCGGCTGGCCGCCGGAACGCTCGTCACGCCGTTTCCGCAGGTGGTGCGCAACGGCCTCGGCTACTACCTGGTTCATCCGGTGCAGCGCGCCGCGCAGCCGGCGATTCGCGCGCTCGCCGATGCGCTCGCGCAGCTCGCGCGCGAGGACTGA